A stretch of the Solanum dulcamara chromosome 6, daSolDulc1.2, whole genome shotgun sequence genome encodes the following:
- the LOC129891189 gene encoding DNA repair protein RAD51 homolog isoform X2 has product MTASGIAALDVKKLKDAGLCTVESVVYAPRKELLQIKGISEAKVDKIIEAASKLVPLGFTSASQLHAQRLEIIQITSGSKELDKILEGGIETGSITEIYGEFRCGKTQLCHTLCVTCQLPLDQGGGEGKAMYIDAEGTFRPQRLLQIADRYGLNGPDVLENVAYARAYNTDHQSRLLLEAASMMVETRFALMIVDSATALYRTDFSGRGELSARQMHLAKFLRSLQKLADEFGVAVVITNQVVAQVDGSAVFAGPQIKPIGGNIMAHASTTRLALRKGRAEERICKVVSSPCLAEAEARFQISVEGVTDVKD; this is encoded by the exons ATGACG GCATCAGGGATCGCAGCTCTAGATGTAAAAAAGCTCAAGGATGCTGGTCTATGCACAGTTGAATCTGTTGTTTATGCTCCAAGAAAGGAACTTCTGCAAATAAAAGGAATTAGTGAAGCTAAAGTTGACAAGATCATTGAAGCAG CTTCAAAATTAGTGCCTTTGGGATTCACTAGTGCCAGCCAACTCCATGCACAgaggcttgaaatcatacagATAACTTCTGGATCAAAAGAACTTGACAAGATATTAGAAG GAGGAATTGAAACTGGATCTATTACTGAAATTTACGGAGAGTTCCGATGTGGAAAGACTCAGCTGTGTCACACACTATGTGTCACTTGTCAA CTTCCATTAGATCAGGGAGGTGGTGAAGGGAAAGCAATGTACATTGATGCTGAAGGTACTTTCAGGCCACAAAGACTTTTACAAATCGCAGACAG GTATGGGTTGAACGGTCCTGATGTTCTGGAGAATGTAGCCTATGCTCGAGCTTATAATACTGATCATCAATCAAGGCTTTTGTTGGAAGCAGCTTCAATGATGGTGGAGACCAG GTTTGCTCTAATGATTGTGGACAGTGCTACTGCCCTTTATAGAACTGACTTCTCTGGTAGAGGAGAGTTGTCTGCGAGGCAGATGCATCTTGCGAAGTTTCTGAGAAGCCTTCAGAAGTTAGCAGATGAG TTCGGTGTTGCTGTTGTTATTACTAACCAAGTTGTTGCTCAAGTGGATGGTTCTGCTGTATTTGCTGGGCCTCAAATAAAACCCATTGGTGGCAATATCATGGCACATGCTTCTACAACGAG ACTAGCTCTGAGGAAGGGTAGAGCGGAGGAGCGGATTTGTAAAGTAGTCAGTTCGCCATGCTTAGCTGAAGCTGAAGCAAGATTTCAAATTTCTGTTGAAGGGGTCACTGATGTAAAGGACTAA
- the LOC129891189 gene encoding DNA repair protein RAD51 homolog isoform X1 translates to MEQQHRNQKSMQDQNDELEDVQHGPFPVEQLQASGIAALDVKKLKDAGLCTVESVVYAPRKELLQIKGISEAKVDKIIEAASKLVPLGFTSASQLHAQRLEIIQITSGSKELDKILEGGIETGSITEIYGEFRCGKTQLCHTLCVTCQLPLDQGGGEGKAMYIDAEGTFRPQRLLQIADRYGLNGPDVLENVAYARAYNTDHQSRLLLEAASMMVETRFALMIVDSATALYRTDFSGRGELSARQMHLAKFLRSLQKLADEFGVAVVITNQVVAQVDGSAVFAGPQIKPIGGNIMAHASTTRLALRKGRAEERICKVVSSPCLAEAEARFQISVEGVTDVKD, encoded by the exons ATGGAGCAGCAGCACAGGAATCAAAAGTCGATGCAAGACCAAAATGATGAACTAGAGGATGTTCAACACGGCCCTTTCCCTGTTGAGCAACTTCAG GCATCAGGGATCGCAGCTCTAGATGTAAAAAAGCTCAAGGATGCTGGTCTATGCACAGTTGAATCTGTTGTTTATGCTCCAAGAAAGGAACTTCTGCAAATAAAAGGAATTAGTGAAGCTAAAGTTGACAAGATCATTGAAGCAG CTTCAAAATTAGTGCCTTTGGGATTCACTAGTGCCAGCCAACTCCATGCACAgaggcttgaaatcatacagATAACTTCTGGATCAAAAGAACTTGACAAGATATTAGAAG GAGGAATTGAAACTGGATCTATTACTGAAATTTACGGAGAGTTCCGATGTGGAAAGACTCAGCTGTGTCACACACTATGTGTCACTTGTCAA CTTCCATTAGATCAGGGAGGTGGTGAAGGGAAAGCAATGTACATTGATGCTGAAGGTACTTTCAGGCCACAAAGACTTTTACAAATCGCAGACAG GTATGGGTTGAACGGTCCTGATGTTCTGGAGAATGTAGCCTATGCTCGAGCTTATAATACTGATCATCAATCAAGGCTTTTGTTGGAAGCAGCTTCAATGATGGTGGAGACCAG GTTTGCTCTAATGATTGTGGACAGTGCTACTGCCCTTTATAGAACTGACTTCTCTGGTAGAGGAGAGTTGTCTGCGAGGCAGATGCATCTTGCGAAGTTTCTGAGAAGCCTTCAGAAGTTAGCAGATGAG TTCGGTGTTGCTGTTGTTATTACTAACCAAGTTGTTGCTCAAGTGGATGGTTCTGCTGTATTTGCTGGGCCTCAAATAAAACCCATTGGTGGCAATATCATGGCACATGCTTCTACAACGAG ACTAGCTCTGAGGAAGGGTAGAGCGGAGGAGCGGATTTGTAAAGTAGTCAGTTCGCCATGCTTAGCTGAAGCTGAAGCAAGATTTCAAATTTCTGTTGAAGGGGTCACTGATGTAAAGGACTAA